The genomic region GTTCAAACTAGCCGCGAATACGGGCAAGCATCTGCTCCACATGGGCAACCGGCGTATCCGGGGTAATCCCGTGACCCAAGTTGAAGATATGAGGCCCGCCACTTAGCGCATTACAAACGCGGTCAACACCCTCATCCAGTGCCCTACCTCCAGCAACCAGAAGGGTCGGGTCCAAATTACCCTGTACCGGCACTTCCTTCTGAAGAGACTGCGCAAAGTCCAGCGGTACGGTCCAGTCCAACCCGATTGCTGTTGCCCCCGTCTTTGCTGCATAGCCCTCATAGTTCAACCCGGCACCTTTTGGAAATGCGATGATCCGCGCCTTTGGTATTCGTTCCCGCACAGAATCCACAATCCGCTTTACCGGCCTGACGCAGTATTCTTCAAAGCTTCCCGGATCGAGCACACCTGCCCAGGAATCAAATATCTGCACCGCGTCCGCACCCGCCTGCAATTGGTGGACAAGATAATCCGCCGACCGGTCCGCCAGAGCATTCAGCATTGCTTCAAACGCCTTCTCATGCCGATGCGCAAACAACCTTGCCGGCGCTTGGTCGCTGGTTGAGTGACCTGCAATCATGTACGTCGCCACCGTCCACGGCGCACCGCAAAAGCCCAACAGTGTCGTTTCCTCAGGCAGTGCTGCCCGTATCCCGCCAACGGCCTCCAGCACCGGCTGAAGCCTTTCTTCCAGCGCACCCCATTCCCTGTTTCCAGAAACAAGGCCCTCTATTTCCTCTACACCAATGGGCTCCAGTACCGGTCCTCTGCCCTCCTCAAAGCGAACCTTTCTTCCCATGGCATCGGGAATGACCAGAATATCTGAAAACAGGATCGAAGCATCAAAGCCGAACCTTCGTATCGGCTGCAGCGTTACCTCAATCGCATATTCGGGCGTGTAACAAAGATCGAGAAAGCTCCCCGCCTTCTTTCTGCACTTGCGATACTCGGGCAAATACCGTCCTGCCTGACGCATGATCCAGACAGGTGGTATTTCATACCGCTGCCCATCCAGCACCCCGATCATCTTTCTCGGCTGACTCTTTTCCACAACGCGGTCCTATTCAAAGAATCCTGTAGGTTTGGTTTTTTGATTCTTATTGTCTGTGAATAGCGGTACTACCCATCCGTCCACAAGACGTGATAAAATTTGTATGCCTGCCAATATGGCAGTTTCCTGGATCACGACGTCAATGAATAGCGTGGAAAACGTATATTATCTCTTTATTTCAATAGGTTACGGTACAGCAACAGGTGTTTTCCCTGTTGATAAAGGTCAGGGAAAACTGAATAATTTGCTTATGCCCACAGTTCACAGCCTGAAAGATTCCCTGTCCCGGTCTTCCAAATCCGGCAAAAGAATCCGGACAACGGGTATTCAGATTTGCATCGCGCCGCCCCTTGCCGGTTTCTCCAGATTTATCCACAAATGCGGGTGAACAATCGTCACACCGGCTTTACTGCCGGATGAAAGCGGTCACGAGCGGCATGCTCCATAACCAGCGCTATTTTCATCTTCATCTGATTTCAGATTCCACGGGTGAAACCCTCATTGCCGCGAGCCGGGCGGTTACATCCCAATACGAAACCACCCATGCCATTGAGCATGTCCATCCGATGGTTCGCAGCCGCCAGAAACTTGAGGAAATAATCGCGGAACTCGACAGCAAACCCGGCATCGTCCTGTTTACAATTGCAAACGAGGCCCTGGCCCAGGAGCTCACCGGGAAATGCAAACAAATGGGCATTCCCTGTGTTTCCATCCTGGAACCGATATTTCAGGCATTCCAGTCCTATCTCGGTGCGCCAACTTCGCGTAAGATTGGCGCACAGCACGAGCTCAACGCGGAGTATTTCAGCCGCATCGATGCCATCAATTTCACGCTCATGCATGACGATGGCGCCCTGCCCGACAACTTGGAGGATGCAGATGTTATACTGCTTGGGATTTCCCGAACGTCGAAAACCCCGACTTCGATTTATCTCGCCAACCGCGGTTTGAAGATTGCAAACGTCCCGCTGGTTCCCGGCATTCCCGTCGACCCAGCCATTGTATCCGCCAACCGGCCGCTAAAGGTGGCTCTGGTCGCCAGCACCGAACGCATTTTTCAGGTTCGCCAGAACCGGGATCTCGGTGATATTCCAGCGGCAAACAGCTTGGCCTATCGCGACCGGGCGTCCATTGCAGAAGAACTGGCAGCAACCCGCAAACTTTGCAAAAAACATGATTGGCCGATGATCGATGTGACGCGCCGCTCCATTGAGGAAACAGCGGCCGACATTCATGCGCTTTGGCACGATCACATCCATAAACAGGCCCAGCCGGACACTGCTCAGCCCGCTGCCCCTTGAACTATTGCCTTCATTCGGCAAAAAGGCGGTAACTGTCCCTGCCATTTACCGGAAGAAACCCGCTTCTTATGAACCTTGTTCTTGCCTCCGCCAGCCCGTTTCGATCCGCCCTGCTCAACAATGCGGGACTGGAATTTGAGGCGGTGGCGGCCAAGATCGATGAACGGGCGGTGGAACAGCCATTGCTGGAAGCCGGTTTGCCCCCTGCCGATATCGCTGAAGTGCTTGCCATCGCCAAGGCTGAAGATGTCAGCGCAAGAAATACCGG from Salaquimonas pukyongi harbors:
- the hemE gene encoding uroporphyrinogen decarboxylase encodes the protein MIGVLDGQRYEIPPVWIMRQAGRYLPEYRKCRKKAGSFLDLCYTPEYAIEVTLQPIRRFGFDASILFSDILVIPDAMGRKVRFEEGRGPVLEPIGVEEIEGLVSGNREWGALEERLQPVLEAVGGIRAALPEETTLLGFCGAPWTVATYMIAGHSTSDQAPARLFAHRHEKAFEAMLNALADRSADYLVHQLQAGADAVQIFDSWAGVLDPGSFEEYCVRPVKRIVDSVRERIPKARIIAFPKGAGLNYEGYAAKTGATAIGLDWTVPLDFAQSLQKEVPVQGNLDPTLLVAGGRALDEGVDRVCNALSGGPHIFNLGHGITPDTPVAHVEQMLARIRG
- a CDS encoding pyruvate, water dikinase regulatory protein, which translates into the protein MLHNQRYFHLHLISDSTGETLIAASRAVTSQYETTHAIEHVHPMVRSRQKLEEIIAELDSKPGIVLFTIANEALAQELTGKCKQMGIPCVSILEPIFQAFQSYLGAPTSRKIGAQHELNAEYFSRIDAINFTLMHDDGALPDNLEDADVILLGISRTSKTPTSIYLANRGLKIANVPLVPGIPVDPAIVSANRPLKVALVASTERIFQVRQNRDLGDIPAANSLAYRDRASIAEELAATRKLCKKHDWPMIDVTRRSIEETAADIHALWHDHIHKQAQPDTAQPAAP